A region of Pyxidicoccus parkwaysis DNA encodes the following proteins:
- a CDS encoding peptidase MA family metallohydrolase, translating to MRALLVALVLAAAPPPSAQKAKELAASRAWEDLYLAFASGDPKDVPDAQRRTISAALLKGCEALLDEDAVMAFSLGERAAVYEESPGALRCLARSARKTDQRASAEAALRKGLEKHPKDGAFPLELGRLLLEEQDAAGALAVLEKVPPRSREAAEAKKLVQQARAKTSEENAARKEAERLEQRINGEGPQPRRPSGSDLEVAPATGRGADKGETRSVSLSYESGTDAAGMRTRSNGRFTIRYFNNARDFGQRADYEGRVVAALDEAYDFTLREIGQTRREPVDVVLYTREEFSVHFGRDKARMIAGLYSDNAIRINDAAELTQETRATLVHEYIHAVLDEYMPNARESLPVWLNEGLAEYVEWRYLGGEGPPVPVRQAMVGAAKGGKLPRLAELASTSLIFNRNPTVAYATSAMAVGELVRRGGAERLITFIREVGAGKPIEEALRDHYGESLATLDERVREGIL from the coding sequence ATGCGTGCTTTGCTCGTCGCCCTCGTCCTCGCCGCCGCACCGCCCCCGTCCGCCCAGAAGGCGAAGGAGCTGGCCGCGAGCCGCGCCTGGGAGGACCTGTACCTCGCCTTCGCCTCGGGTGACCCGAAGGACGTGCCGGACGCGCAGCGGCGCACCATCTCCGCCGCGCTCCTCAAGGGGTGCGAGGCCCTGCTGGACGAGGACGCGGTGATGGCCTTCTCGCTCGGCGAGCGCGCCGCGGTGTACGAGGAGTCCCCCGGCGCGCTGCGGTGCCTGGCCCGCTCGGCGCGCAAGACGGACCAGCGCGCCTCCGCCGAGGCCGCCCTGCGCAAGGGGCTGGAGAAGCACCCGAAGGACGGCGCCTTCCCGCTGGAGCTGGGCCGGCTGCTCCTGGAGGAGCAGGACGCCGCGGGGGCGCTGGCGGTGCTGGAGAAGGTGCCGCCCCGCTCGCGCGAGGCCGCCGAGGCGAAGAAGCTGGTGCAGCAGGCCCGCGCGAAGACGAGCGAGGAGAACGCGGCGCGCAAGGAGGCCGAGCGGCTCGAGCAGCGCATCAACGGCGAGGGCCCGCAGCCGCGGCGCCCGTCCGGCTCGGACCTGGAGGTGGCCCCGGCGACGGGGCGCGGCGCGGACAAGGGTGAGACGCGCTCGGTGAGCCTCTCCTACGAGTCCGGCACGGATGCGGCCGGCATGCGCACGCGCTCCAACGGGCGCTTCACCATCCGCTACTTCAACAACGCGCGCGACTTCGGCCAGCGTGCGGACTACGAGGGCCGCGTGGTGGCCGCGCTCGACGAGGCCTACGACTTCACCCTGCGCGAGATTGGCCAGACGCGCCGGGAGCCGGTGGACGTCGTCCTCTACACGCGCGAGGAGTTCAGCGTCCACTTCGGCAGGGACAAGGCCCGGATGATTGCGGGGCTCTACTCGGACAACGCCATCCGCATCAACGATGCGGCGGAATTGACCCAGGAGACGCGCGCCACGCTGGTGCACGAGTACATCCACGCCGTGCTCGACGAGTACATGCCGAACGCCCGGGAGAGCCTGCCGGTGTGGCTCAACGAGGGGCTGGCCGAGTACGTGGAGTGGCGCTACCTCGGCGGGGAAGGCCCCCCCGTCCCCGTCCGGCAGGCCATGGTCGGCGCGGCCAAGGGCGGGAAGCTGCCCCGCCTGGCGGAACTGGCCTCGACGTCCCTCATCTTCAACCGGAATCCAACCGTTGCCTATGCGACGTCCGCCATGGCGGTCGGGGAGCTGGTGCGGCGGGGTGGGGCTGAACGGCTCATCACCTTCATCCGGGAGGTGGGTGCGGGGAAGCCCATCGAGGAGGCCCTGCGGGACCACTACGGGGAATCCCTGGCGACGCTCGACGAGCGCGTGCGGGAAGGCATCTTGTAG
- the ilvA gene encoding threonine ammonia-lyase, producing the protein MVTLQDILAARERLRDVIRPTPCPQSDYFTEKTECAAVFFKMENLQRTGAFKERGALNKLLTLTPDERRRGVIAASAGNHAQGVAYNALRLGIKATIVMPERTPLIKVTRTRDEYKARVVLKGSNFDESYAEALRIQKEEDSVFVHPFNDPLVIAGQGTVGLELLEQCPDLEVVLVPIGGGGLISGVACALKEKKPGIRVVGVQTSTIASMKASVEAGKLVDLTAAGTTIADGIAVKRVGELTFPMVRKYVDDVVAVDEEEIAAAILTLLEQEKSVVEGAGAVGLAALLSGDVPQAKGKRTAIILSGGNIDMNVISRIIERGLVKTGRLVQLEVRLPDRPGMLAKLTTQVADLRANVVEIHHERAFSKAGLGEAMVEVTLETTGPGHIEELMQSLQQLGWQVARK; encoded by the coding sequence TACTTCACGGAGAAGACGGAGTGCGCGGCGGTGTTCTTCAAGATGGAGAACCTGCAGCGCACCGGCGCCTTCAAGGAGCGCGGCGCGCTCAACAAGCTGCTCACGCTGACGCCGGACGAGCGGCGCCGGGGCGTCATCGCCGCGTCGGCGGGCAACCACGCGCAGGGCGTGGCGTACAACGCGCTGAGGCTCGGCATCAAAGCCACCATCGTGATGCCGGAGCGCACGCCCCTCATCAAGGTGACGCGCACGCGTGACGAGTACAAGGCGCGCGTGGTGCTCAAGGGCTCCAACTTCGACGAGTCCTACGCGGAGGCGCTGCGCATCCAGAAGGAGGAGGACTCCGTCTTCGTCCACCCCTTCAATGACCCGCTCGTCATCGCCGGCCAGGGCACCGTCGGCCTGGAGCTGCTGGAGCAGTGCCCGGATTTGGAGGTGGTGCTCGTGCCCATCGGCGGCGGCGGGCTCATCTCCGGCGTCGCGTGCGCGCTGAAGGAGAAGAAGCCGGGCATCCGCGTGGTGGGCGTGCAGACGTCCACCATCGCCAGCATGAAGGCCTCCGTCGAGGCCGGGAAGCTGGTGGACCTCACCGCCGCGGGCACCACGATTGCCGACGGCATCGCCGTCAAGCGCGTGGGCGAGCTCACCTTCCCCATGGTCCGCAAGTACGTGGACGACGTGGTGGCGGTGGACGAGGAGGAAATCGCGGCCGCCATCCTCACCCTGCTGGAGCAGGAGAAGAGCGTGGTCGAGGGCGCGGGCGCGGTGGGCCTGGCGGCGCTGCTCAGCGGCGACGTGCCGCAGGCGAAGGGCAAGCGCACCGCCATCATCCTCAGCGGCGGCAACATCGACATGAACGTCATCAGCCGCATCATCGAGCGGGGCCTCGTGAAGACGGGGCGCCTGGTGCAGCTCGAGGTGCGGCTGCCGGACCGGCCCGGCATGCTCGCGAAGCTCACCACGCAGGTGGCGGATTTGCGCGCCAACGTGGTGGAAATCCATCACGAGCGCGCCTTCTCCAAGGCGGGCCTGGGCGAGGCCATGGTGGAGGTGACGCTGGAGACCACCGGCCCCGGCCATATCGAGGAGCTGATGCAGTCGCTGCAGCAGCTCGGCTGGCAGGTGGCGCGCAAGTAA